A stretch of the Lolium perenne isolate Kyuss_39 chromosome 3, Kyuss_2.0, whole genome shotgun sequence genome encodes the following:
- the LOC127344448 gene encoding uncharacterized protein, which translates to MADEFDAAAAGFWLPDEFLDDDFFADEKAAAAAAAAARSDSDEEDALVAGLSRRMAGLDCDGTIANKGEVVAGSPQSTLCGLQASGEDSPTGGASQVSSPPSSPLDKQPADPWDLLHEAAGQVARLPPTTSSIPVPKPISVAPPPPAAKPSAPLLPAPKPAAGSNYQYTSHAQRQAQIARFHLLKQQQVMKHQQLAMAMAWGGGADYSPLGLGPSAWPPLQKQAPNQQPAPPASTNAGMRAVFLTPPGAKRECAGTGVFIPRQAGAPAEPRKKQGCSSVLLPARVVQALNLNVEDLGARPCYPGGFVVDHEALVNRSNAMQASQRREQNNVNSTSAAAAAAHSPPLAVACEVNLPQEWTY; encoded by the exons ATGGCGGACGAGTTCGACGCCGCGGCCGCCGGCTTCTGGCTCCCGGACGAGTTCCTCGACGACGACTTCTTCGCCGACgagaaggccgccgccgccgccgccgccgccgccaggagcgacagcgacgaggaggacgCCCTCGTCGCCGGGCTCTCCCGCCGCATGGCCGGCCTCGACTGCGACGGCACCATTGCTAACAAG GGGGAGGTCGTGGCCGGGTCTCCGCAGTCCACGCTCTGCGGCCTGCAGGCCTCCGGGGAGGACAGCCCCACCGGCGGCGCCTCGCAGGTCAGCTCCCCGCCCTCGTCCCCGCTCGACAAGCAGCCCGCCGACCCGTGGGACCTGCTGCACGAGGCCGCCGGCCAGGTCGCCCGCCTGCCGCCCACCACCAGCAGCATCCCCGTCCCCAAGCCCAtctccgtcgcgccgccgccgccggcggcgaaGCCCTCCGCGCCGCTGCTCCCGGCCCCGAAGCCCGCCGCCGGCAGCAACTACCAGTACACCTCGCACGCCCAGCGCCAGGCGCAAATCGCTCGC TTCCACCTCCTGAAGCAGCAGCAGGTGATGAAGCACCAGCAGCTGGCCATGGCCATGGCGTGGGGCGGCGGCGCCGACTACTCGCCGCTCGGCCTGGGCCCGTCCGCCTGGCCGCCGCTGCAGAAGCAGGCCCCGAACCAGCAACCCGCGCCGCCCGCCTCCACCAACGCCGGCATGCGCGCCGTGTTCCTCACCCCGCCCGGCGCCAAGCGCGAGTGCGCCGGCACCGGCGTCTTCATCCCCCGCCAGGCCGGCGCACCAGCCGAGCCCAGGAAGAAACAAG GCTGCTCCAGCGTTCTCCTCCCGGCGCGCGTCGTCCAGGCGCTCAACCTCAATGTCGAGGACCTCGGCGCACGGCCCTGCTACCCCGGCGGATTCGTCGTTGATCACG AGGCACTGGTGAACCGGAGCAACGCGATGCAGGCGAGCCAGAGGCGCGAGCAGAACAATGTCAACTCTACATcagcggcggccgcggcggcgcaTTCTCCGCCGCTCGCCGTGGCCTGCGAGGTCAATCTGCCTCAGGAGTGGACGTACTGA